The following nucleotide sequence is from bacterium.
TGATTCTATTATGGCGGAACTTTGCAAGCAGCGCCTTTCAATGGATGACACCAAGCGGGGATTTATACTCGATGGATTTCCAAGAACGCTTGTTCAGGCGAAAATGTTAGATGAGATATTCAAAGATGTAGGTATCGGTTATGATTTAATTTTCGGTCTTTGGACACCATATAATAAGATAGTTCAGAGGGCGTTAAATAGAGCGAATTGTGAGAGTTGCGGAGTAATTTATAATTTAAAGAACAATCCGCCAAAAGTTGAGGGGACCTGCGATAATTGCGGAGGTAGGTTAGTAAGGCGCGACGACGATACAGCAGAGACTCTTTGGCATCGTTTAAAGGTTTACGATGAGAAGACTAAACCAATGATCGAATATTACTCGGATAAAGATTACTTCTACGAAGTATATTCGGGTGGACCAGTTAAAGAGGGTCTCGACGAGATAATAGATATAATTGACAGTAAGGAGCGG
It contains:
- a CDS encoding adenylate kinase; this encodes MPLFEKIYRILFLGPPGSGKGTYASRLAQRYGVPHISTGEMLRKVVDEGTPCGGEIESYLDKGELIPDSIMAELCKQRLSMDDTKRGFILDGFPRTLVQAKMLDEIFKDVGIGYDLIFGLWTPYNKIVQRALNRANCESCGVIYNLKNNPPKVEGTCDNCGGRLVRRDDDTAETLWHRLKVYDEKTKPMIEYYSDKDYFYEVYSGGPVKEGLDEIIDIIDSKERKT